Proteins co-encoded in one Pyxidicoccus xibeiensis genomic window:
- a CDS encoding TadE/TadG family type IV pilus assembly protein: MNHRSPFRRGQARGSALVETALGTTLLVTIIAFGIYFAEVGYLSLKVQEAAISALWNGTHGQMHSIPADYEAADRSMERAADDATVRYADFNGLSAVAGPPGITQTFTTGRNLSVRCDQRGPGPDWDGALLTRVVYRDQGPVNCGAEASLDLVNFPTSFLDNDAQGGLYQQPHADARFTNLRVCSTGRPVGGVCTGSFSMLVDDWGLAGGSPISEVLTCQLPLGQVPYEISPPIYAPIPCANLPFYSAVYGTYLPTAIVIPWMADMMPMPILGVPSPINSRYFFMSAPGEEVGFIQIPKLDQLKGSGLFPTTPGSPLGGTTPTYGYAWVRRKPFQGCFLGRDCN; this comes from the coding sequence ATGAACCACCGCTCCCCGTTCCGTCGCGGGCAGGCCCGTGGCTCGGCGCTCGTGGAGACCGCGCTCGGCACCACGCTGCTGGTGACCATCATTGCCTTCGGCATCTACTTCGCGGAGGTGGGCTACCTGTCCCTGAAGGTCCAGGAGGCCGCCATCTCCGCCCTGTGGAACGGCACCCACGGGCAGATGCACAGCATCCCCGCCGACTATGAAGCGGCGGACCGCTCCATGGAGCGCGCGGCCGATGACGCCACGGTCCGCTACGCGGACTTCAACGGCCTGTCCGCCGTCGCCGGCCCTCCGGGCATCACCCAGACCTTCACCACCGGGCGCAACCTCTCCGTGCGCTGCGACCAGCGCGGCCCCGGGCCGGACTGGGACGGCGCCCTGCTGACCCGCGTCGTCTACCGCGACCAGGGCCCCGTCAACTGCGGCGCCGAGGCCAGCCTGGACCTGGTCAACTTCCCCACGTCGTTCCTGGACAACGACGCGCAGGGCGGGCTGTACCAGCAGCCCCACGCGGACGCCCGCTTCACCAACCTGCGCGTGTGCTCCACCGGCCGCCCGGTGGGCGGGGTGTGCACGGGCAGCTTCTCCATGCTGGTGGACGACTGGGGCCTGGCCGGCGGCAGCCCCATCAGCGAGGTGCTGACGTGCCAGCTGCCCCTGGGGCAGGTCCCGTACGAAATCAGCCCGCCCATCTACGCCCCCATCCCCTGCGCCAACCTGCCCTTCTACAGCGCGGTGTACGGCACCTACCTGCCCACGGCCATCGTCATTCCGTGGATGGCGGACATGATGCCCATGCCCATCCTCGGCGTCCCCTCGCCCATCAACTCCCGCTACTTCTTCATGAGCGCTCCGGGCGAGGAGGTGGGGTTCATCCAGATTCCCAAGCTGGACCAGCTGAAGGGCTCCGGCCTGTTTCCGACGACGCCCGGCTCCCCGCTCGGCGGGACGACGCCCACGTATGGCTATGCGTGGGTGAGGCGCAAGCCCTTCCAGGGCTGCTTCCTCGGCCGGGATTGCAACTAG
- a CDS encoding TadE/TadG family type IV pilus assembly protein, protein MKSLRPRKKGRSGQVMVEAALTLPLVVFLILGALQLFLMLQARVMAHYAVFRATRAGSVNHGDCERMTHSAILALLPTFHSFLGNASSTNLVEHGGGGGAPAKLAAAFRARRDNRYAGGAGAGPRLDGVHDGSIVWLNRSVVGGDIPRPQDRDFDEPGHLRRLEVRMIYWYPLRIPFANWVMSRMYLAQLGLEDYTAANPLLLAERNANWSGREFTDPFQLSAEVGSEMRERIRRQQYVFPIETTFTMRMLTPLKSRFFSSMNCPR, encoded by the coding sequence ATGAAATCACTGCGTCCTAGGAAGAAGGGCCGGTCCGGGCAGGTGATGGTGGAGGCGGCGCTGACGCTTCCGCTGGTGGTGTTCCTCATCCTGGGCGCGCTGCAGCTCTTCCTGATGCTGCAGGCGCGGGTGATGGCGCACTACGCCGTCTTCCGCGCCACCCGGGCGGGTTCGGTGAACCACGGTGACTGCGAGCGGATGACGCACTCTGCCATCCTCGCGCTGCTGCCCACGTTCCACTCCTTCCTGGGCAACGCCTCCTCCACGAACCTCGTGGAGCATGGGGGCGGCGGGGGTGCTCCGGCGAAGCTGGCGGCGGCCTTCCGCGCGCGCCGGGACAACCGCTACGCGGGGGGCGCCGGAGCGGGGCCCCGGCTGGACGGCGTCCACGACGGCAGCATCGTCTGGCTCAACCGGAGCGTCGTGGGCGGCGACATCCCCCGCCCCCAGGACCGGGACTTCGACGAGCCCGGCCACCTGCGGCGGCTCGAGGTGCGGATGATTTATTGGTACCCGCTGCGGATTCCCTTCGCCAACTGGGTCATGTCGCGCATGTACCTGGCGCAGCTGGGCCTGGAGGACTACACCGCCGCCAACCCGCTGCTGCTGGCCGAGCGCAACGCCAACTGGAGCGGGCGTGAGTTCACCGACCCGTTCCAGCTCAGCGCGGAGGTCGGCTCGGAGATGCGCGAGCGCATCCGCCGCCAGCAGTACGTCTTCCCCATCGAGACGACCTTCACGATGCGGATGCTGACGCCGCTGAAGTCCCGCTTCTTCTCCAGCATGAACTGCCCCCGGTGA
- the ileS gene encoding isoleucine--tRNA ligase has product MSDTPPKEKDFKDSVNLPRTEFPMKGNLAQLEPRILGWWAEHGVWGKILEQNAKAEPFVLPDGPPYANGHLHAGHALNRILKDMVVKYRNMSGRLCDFIPGWDTHGLPIEQAVEKRLKDKKVDKRTLSRDAFLEACRAYALEFIEIQKGEAQRMGTFASWDKPYKTLDFPYEAQEIRELANFARRDMLYRRKKPVYWCLTDQTALAEAEVEYENHKSPSVYVAFQAGPELADKVPSLKGKDVAFVIWTTTPWTLPANLAIAVNPEFEYVFYQLGARVICVAKDLLPKVLAEVKADELAVKHVQLPGGEVSAAALVDPARIVAYVRGEELEHLTYQHPFYERRGRIVLGDHVTLEAGTGLVHTAPGHGQEDYEVGLKYGLDIYNPVRPEGRYDDTVGPALTGKKVFEANPLIIATLVEKGALLNDAKDTVEHAYPHCWRCHNPIILSATYQWFIPLDKPFRGDKTYRQVVLEEVDKVQWVPSWGHSRIRGMLETRPDWTISRQRTWGVPICIAYCEGCEEAVVSPELMDRVADKVEQEGVGVWYRTPVKEFLPPDFKCPRCGKGEFRRETDILDVWFDSACMFSAVLEKRQRIPADLFLEGSDQHRGWFHSSMLVAVGTRERSPYKACLTHGFVVDGNGEKMSKSVGNTVAPEKIITQYGAEVLRLWVAASDYRNDVRLSDQILKGLSEGYRKVRNTVRYALSNLYDFDPAKHTVPAEELLPLDQWARGRLAQVVERVRKAYEDYEFHMVYATVLDFVAGDLSAVYFDILKDRLYTWRTDGKARRSAQTVLYEVSSVLLRLLAPVMSFTAEEAWGFLPGKPAQSVFLAGFPEPAAKLDPALAERYAKLFTVRSAVQGVLEAARRDKLIGASLEARVVLTVDAKAREFLKAHLDELPGLFITSQVELSDVAGEKSQVLDVVQAFGEGVRVMAEVQSAKGQKCPRCWTYSEAVGQGGEVCLKCRDALAA; this is encoded by the coding sequence ATGAGCGACACGCCCCCGAAGGAGAAGGACTTCAAGGACTCCGTCAACCTGCCCCGCACCGAGTTCCCCATGAAGGGAAACCTGGCGCAGCTCGAGCCGAGGATTCTCGGCTGGTGGGCGGAGCATGGGGTGTGGGGCAAGATTCTGGAGCAGAACGCGAAGGCCGAGCCCTTCGTGCTGCCCGACGGCCCCCCGTACGCCAACGGCCACCTGCACGCCGGCCACGCGCTCAACCGCATCCTCAAGGACATGGTCGTCAAGTACCGGAACATGTCCGGCCGCCTGTGCGACTTCATCCCCGGCTGGGACACGCACGGCCTGCCGATTGAACAGGCGGTGGAGAAGCGCCTCAAGGACAAGAAGGTCGACAAGCGCACCCTGTCGCGCGACGCCTTCCTGGAGGCGTGCCGCGCCTACGCGCTGGAGTTCATCGAAATCCAGAAGGGCGAGGCCCAGCGCATGGGCACCTTCGCGTCCTGGGACAAGCCCTACAAGACGCTCGATTTCCCCTATGAGGCGCAGGAGATCCGCGAGCTGGCGAACTTCGCCCGCCGCGACATGCTCTACCGCCGCAAGAAGCCGGTGTACTGGTGCCTCACCGACCAGACGGCGCTGGCCGAGGCCGAGGTCGAGTACGAGAACCACAAGTCCCCGTCCGTCTACGTCGCCTTCCAGGCTGGCCCGGAGCTGGCGGACAAGGTGCCCTCGCTGAAGGGCAAGGACGTCGCCTTCGTCATCTGGACCACCACGCCCTGGACGCTGCCGGCCAACCTGGCCATCGCCGTCAACCCGGAGTTCGAGTACGTCTTCTACCAGCTCGGCGCGCGCGTCATCTGCGTGGCCAAGGACCTGCTGCCCAAGGTGCTGGCGGAGGTGAAGGCGGACGAGCTGGCGGTGAAGCACGTGCAACTGCCCGGCGGTGAGGTCTCCGCGGCGGCGCTGGTGGACCCGGCCCGCATCGTCGCGTACGTGCGCGGCGAGGAGCTGGAGCACCTGACGTACCAGCACCCCTTCTACGAGCGGCGGGGCCGCATCGTCCTGGGCGACCACGTGACGCTGGAGGCCGGTACGGGCCTGGTGCACACGGCGCCGGGGCACGGCCAGGAGGACTACGAGGTCGGCCTGAAGTACGGGCTGGACATCTACAACCCGGTGCGCCCGGAAGGCCGCTACGACGACACGGTGGGCCCGGCGCTCACCGGCAAGAAGGTCTTCGAGGCCAACCCGCTCATCATCGCCACGCTGGTGGAGAAGGGCGCGCTGCTCAATGACGCGAAGGACACCGTCGAGCACGCGTACCCGCACTGCTGGCGCTGCCACAACCCCATCATCCTGAGCGCGACGTACCAGTGGTTCATCCCGCTGGACAAGCCGTTCCGCGGCGACAAGACGTACCGCCAGGTGGTGCTGGAGGAGGTGGACAAGGTGCAGTGGGTGCCCTCGTGGGGGCACAGCCGCATCCGGGGCATGCTGGAGACGCGGCCGGACTGGACCATCAGCCGCCAGCGCACCTGGGGCGTGCCCATCTGCATCGCCTACTGCGAGGGCTGTGAAGAAGCCGTCGTGTCGCCCGAGCTGATGGACCGGGTGGCCGACAAGGTGGAGCAGGAGGGCGTGGGCGTCTGGTACCGCACGCCGGTGAAGGAGTTCCTGCCGCCGGACTTCAAGTGCCCGCGCTGCGGCAAGGGCGAGTTCCGCCGCGAGACGGACATCCTCGACGTGTGGTTCGACTCGGCGTGCATGTTCTCCGCGGTGCTGGAGAAGCGGCAGCGGATTCCGGCGGACCTCTTCCTGGAGGGCAGCGACCAGCACCGCGGCTGGTTCCACTCGTCCATGCTGGTGGCGGTGGGCACGCGCGAGAGGTCGCCGTACAAGGCCTGCCTCACCCACGGCTTCGTGGTGGACGGCAACGGCGAGAAGATGTCCAAGAGCGTGGGCAACACCGTCGCCCCGGAGAAGATCATCACCCAGTACGGCGCGGAGGTGCTGCGCCTGTGGGTGGCGGCGAGCGACTACCGCAACGACGTGCGCCTGTCGGACCAGATTCTCAAGGGCCTGTCGGAGGGCTACCGGAAGGTCCGCAACACGGTGCGCTACGCGCTGAGCAACCTGTACGACTTCGACCCGGCGAAGCACACGGTGCCGGCCGAGGAGCTGCTGCCGCTGGACCAGTGGGCGCGCGGCCGGCTGGCGCAGGTGGTGGAGCGGGTGCGCAAGGCGTACGAGGACTACGAGTTCCACATGGTCTACGCGACGGTGCTGGACTTCGTCGCCGGTGACTTGTCGGCCGTCTACTTCGACATCCTGAAGGACCGGCTCTACACGTGGCGCACGGACGGCAAGGCGCGGCGCAGCGCGCAGACGGTGCTGTATGAAGTCTCGTCGGTGCTGCTGCGCCTGCTGGCGCCGGTGATGAGCTTCACGGCGGAGGAGGCCTGGGGCTTCCTGCCGGGCAAGCCGGCCCAGAGCGTGTTCCTGGCGGGCTTCCCGGAGCCGGCCGCGAAGCTGGACCCGGCGCTGGCGGAGCGCTACGCGAAGCTGTTCACGGTGCGCAGCGCGGTGCAGGGCGTGCTGGAGGCGGCGCGGCGCGACAAGCTCATCGGCGCGTCGCTGGAGGCGCGGGTGGTGCTGACGGTGGACGCGAAGGCGCGCGAGTTCCTCAAGGCGCACCTGGACGAGCTGCCCGGCCTGTTCATCACCAGCCAGGTGGAGCTGTCGGACGTGGCGGGTGAGAAGTCGCAGGTGCTGGACGTGGTGCAGGCGTTCGGCGAGGGCGTGCGCGTCATGGCCGAGGTGCAGTCCGCGAAGGGCCAGAAGTGCCCGCGCTGCTGGACGTACTCGGAGGCGGTGGGGCAGGGCGGTGAGGTGTGCCTCAAGTGCCGCGACGCGCTGGCGGCGTAG
- a CDS encoding TadE/TadG family type IV pilus assembly protein, with product MRAHSSRGQTMVLFALATLLVLLMAALTLSISMKVRERIELQTVADASAYTNAVATARTFNNIAVLNRAQIAHAVAQSGAQSIISWTTLYRAYLNAGRSSFGSAKWPYQLMRLLCACASTSSSCARACRCGNKGVGDLSALQNALRTEDDRIDPIFRGADTRAALQLLLHQTAQLGIYASQRDTFGDLVDKVEDQGFARDIVDAAAPGPGRSEWLVPGGVETNRKELQGGAMCAKDGAACDVPLTVAHAVNAAMGSRGFRFVTHRSFDHYIPHLVRILMTLANTGRTSFVVLTGQGTSYFKEPAALGSMGAVMNMLPPYGSAVTAQDEGTIFTLYMHQQSGGGAPCPLVMPGTRLQAKAEVVASGVQFRHTWTGGRDQMPFVHFLLPCTGGPSSCPGIWPTFIDYNTMGVANEGNNYGQPKNFAVVQRDMSQRASADPWNFFTRFRFERGTAGTEHDTRGLALADGTPNSVQTAMATGIAYYHRGRSLGINHWAEPPNLLNPYWRATLVAPDTDNPRLKHASDTLRGASSVAGDTFDALRAAGYKGIQ from the coding sequence ATGCGTGCGCACTCCTCCCGAGGCCAGACGATGGTGCTGTTCGCGCTCGCCACGCTGCTGGTGCTGCTGATGGCGGCGCTCACGCTGTCCATCTCCATGAAGGTGCGCGAGCGCATCGAGCTGCAGACGGTCGCCGACGCGTCCGCCTACACCAATGCCGTGGCCACCGCGCGCACCTTCAACAACATCGCCGTGCTCAACCGCGCCCAGATTGCCCACGCGGTGGCCCAGTCCGGCGCGCAGAGCATCATCTCGTGGACCACGCTGTACCGGGCGTACCTCAACGCCGGGCGCTCCTCCTTCGGCAGCGCCAAGTGGCCCTATCAGCTCATGCGGCTGCTGTGTGCCTGCGCGTCCACCAGCAGCTCCTGTGCGCGCGCGTGCCGGTGCGGCAACAAGGGGGTCGGCGACCTGAGTGCACTGCAGAACGCCCTGCGCACCGAGGACGACCGCATCGACCCCATCTTCCGGGGGGCGGACACGCGGGCCGCGCTCCAGCTGCTCCTCCACCAGACCGCGCAGCTCGGCATCTATGCCTCGCAGCGGGACACGTTCGGCGACCTGGTGGACAAGGTGGAGGACCAGGGCTTCGCCCGGGACATCGTGGACGCGGCGGCGCCGGGGCCCGGCCGCTCCGAGTGGCTCGTCCCGGGGGGCGTGGAGACGAACCGCAAGGAGCTGCAGGGAGGCGCCATGTGCGCGAAGGATGGCGCCGCGTGCGACGTCCCCCTGACGGTGGCCCACGCGGTCAACGCCGCCATGGGCAGCCGGGGCTTCCGCTTCGTCACGCACCGGTCCTTCGACCACTACATCCCGCACCTGGTGCGCATCCTGATGACCCTGGCCAATACGGGGCGGACCAGCTTCGTCGTGCTGACGGGGCAGGGCACCTCGTACTTCAAGGAGCCCGCCGCCCTGGGCAGCATGGGCGCGGTGATGAACATGCTGCCCCCCTACGGCTCCGCCGTCACCGCTCAGGACGAGGGCACCATTTTCACCCTCTACATGCACCAGCAGAGCGGCGGCGGCGCACCCTGCCCGCTGGTCATGCCGGGGACCCGGTTGCAGGCGAAGGCGGAGGTGGTGGCGTCGGGCGTCCAGTTCCGGCACACGTGGACCGGCGGGCGTGACCAGATGCCCTTCGTCCACTTCCTCTTGCCGTGCACGGGCGGCCCGTCGAGCTGCCCCGGCATCTGGCCCACCTTCATCGACTACAACACGATGGGGGTCGCCAACGAGGGCAACAACTACGGCCAGCCCAAGAACTTCGCGGTGGTGCAGCGGGACATGAGCCAGCGCGCGTCGGCGGACCCGTGGAACTTCTTCACGCGCTTCCGCTTCGAGCGCGGCACCGCCGGCACCGAGCACGACACGCGGGGCCTGGCGCTGGCGGACGGCACGCCCAACTCGGTGCAGACGGCCATGGCCACCGGCATCGCCTACTACCACCGGGGCCGCAGCCTGGGCATCAACCACTGGGCCGAGCCGCCCAACCTCCTCAACCCCTACTGGCGCGCCACGCTCGTCGCGCCGGACACCGACAACCCCCGGCTGAAGCACGCCTCCGACACCCTCCGCGGCGCGTCCAGCGTCGCGGGGGACACCTTCGATGCCCTCCGTGCCGCGGGCTACAAGGGGATTCAATGA
- a CDS encoding DUF2381 family protein produces the protein MLLASSAPASELEAARIRDVLLSEHPAHATHRVQVKGQVVTTLRFEQPIDPARTKLLGWEGRFEALGVVGRKVILEPLRDLDADEGLPLLVTLADGTEVPFLLRPPRSEQARWVDQQVNVFKDRESYAAMSSALASALKENRALKDENKRFRKEETSEDHALASLLAAGALEQTPFKVASYFSGKDEEMDGFGIVYRGKGKVGVVLKLKNLDAEQPWSMKSARLTTLKSGSERSFAVRTTIPSIAPGESGVLAFVADKSAFMDGGELTSLFLEVYRHDGARQAVVQLEPQLGDK, from the coding sequence ATGCTGCTCGCCTCCTCCGCTCCCGCCAGTGAGCTGGAGGCGGCCCGCATCCGCGATGTGTTGCTCTCGGAGCACCCAGCTCACGCCACCCATCGCGTGCAGGTGAAGGGGCAGGTCGTCACCACGCTCCGCTTCGAGCAGCCCATCGACCCGGCCAGGACGAAGCTGCTGGGCTGGGAAGGCCGGTTCGAGGCACTCGGGGTCGTCGGGCGAAAGGTCATCCTGGAGCCGCTCCGGGACCTGGACGCGGATGAAGGCCTCCCCCTGCTGGTAACTCTCGCGGATGGAACGGAGGTTCCATTCCTGCTGAGGCCTCCCAGGAGTGAACAGGCGCGGTGGGTCGACCAGCAGGTCAACGTGTTCAAGGACCGCGAGAGCTACGCGGCCATGTCCTCGGCCCTGGCGAGCGCGCTCAAGGAGAACAGGGCACTGAAGGATGAGAACAAGCGCTTCCGCAAGGAGGAGACCTCCGAGGACCACGCCCTTGCCTCTCTCCTCGCGGCAGGCGCCCTGGAGCAGACGCCGTTCAAGGTTGCTTCCTACTTCTCCGGCAAGGACGAGGAGATGGACGGCTTCGGCATCGTGTACAGAGGCAAGGGCAAGGTGGGGGTCGTGCTCAAGCTCAAGAACCTTGATGCGGAGCAGCCCTGGAGCATGAAGTCCGCCCGCCTGACGACGTTGAAGAGTGGCAGTGAGCGGTCTTTCGCCGTTCGCACCACCATCCCGTCCATCGCACCCGGCGAGTCCGGGGTGCTTGCATTCGTGGCGGACAAGAGCGCCTTCATGGACGGTGGAGAGCTGACGTCGCTCTTCCTCGAGGTCTACCGGCACGACGGGGCCCGGCAGGCGGTCGTTCAGCTGGAGCCGCAGCTTGGTGATAAGTAG
- a CDS encoding Kelch repeat-containing protein, producing the protein MQTQSRKQWALLCLMAAALSSFMGCGTPTEEPAATGAVQFAGSIPQALAGDDVTRVTVTLTATGVPSATTTLALSNGTWSGALYQLPAGSNRSFTAEAFNAEGALRYRGQATGVAIVSGETAVVAITLQSLDTSPPFDNTVPCIDSLVASASTVLPGGTIALRGTAHDPDASDTLTYAWSTTGGTFTTTGTATTTWTAPQTSGAFVLTLTVTDSRGASASINVSSTVISTDGGTAGSASVTVSFNTSPSVRGITVSRSPVPVGQSTTVTVNAVDGDADALSYQWTAACAGTWAGANTPSATFTPSAVPAGDPCGNCALTVAVTDPKGGRSQGTLRICVGPGTGASIPPRIILTNQSATSVAGGGSATLRVLAEDGDGSALTFGWSASTGTVGTPTNSFTSSEVRWTAPVCVLPGAAPTITATVTNARGFSASHTFSVSVLNGTECGSGTAAKWDTTGSMLTPRYGHSAVLLTTGKVLISGGYNPAMLASAELYSPDTGTWSAAGSMGRGRWGHTLTLLPSGRVLAIGGSTNTSGTDEVRNVDIYDPATNTWTAAAPLTFGRVKHTATLLPSGKVLVVGGYNADNSVARIPELYDPATDSWVPVTSMAATWRYSHVAVLLPSGKLLIAGGSTYGELYDAAMDSWTPATGLTGLSWTHAYLQPSGKVLLTAGTTLGLYDPALNTQTSPGALRHPRTDSTQVQLASGRLLITGGTQPISAITEVYDPATGATDFSVSMPAPRYGFPAVLLPSGKVLASGGHGAGNFLNTALLYTP; encoded by the coding sequence ATGCAAACACAAAGCAGGAAGCAGTGGGCGCTGCTGTGCCTCATGGCCGCGGCGCTGTCGTCGTTCATGGGCTGCGGCACGCCCACCGAGGAGCCAGCCGCCACGGGCGCCGTCCAGTTCGCGGGCTCCATTCCCCAGGCGCTCGCGGGAGATGACGTCACCCGGGTCACCGTCACCCTCACCGCCACCGGCGTGCCGTCTGCCACCACCACGCTGGCGCTGTCCAATGGCACCTGGAGCGGCGCCCTCTACCAGCTCCCCGCCGGCAGCAACCGCAGCTTCACGGCGGAGGCCTTCAACGCCGAGGGCGCGCTGCGCTACCGGGGCCAGGCCACGGGCGTCGCCATCGTCTCGGGCGAGACGGCGGTGGTGGCCATCACCCTCCAGTCGCTCGACACCTCGCCCCCCTTCGACAACACCGTCCCCTGCATCGACTCGCTGGTGGCCTCCGCCAGCACGGTGCTTCCGGGCGGCACCATCGCCCTGCGGGGCACGGCGCATGACCCGGACGCGAGCGACACCCTCACCTACGCCTGGTCGACCACCGGCGGCACCTTCACCACCACCGGCACCGCGACGACGACGTGGACCGCGCCCCAGACGTCGGGCGCCTTCGTCCTCACGCTGACGGTGACGGACTCGCGCGGCGCGTCCGCCAGCATCAACGTCTCCAGCACCGTCATCTCCACCGACGGGGGCACCGCGGGCTCCGCCAGCGTCACCGTGTCCTTCAACACGTCGCCGTCCGTGCGGGGCATCACCGTGTCCCGCTCGCCGGTGCCCGTGGGCCAGAGCACCACCGTCACCGTGAACGCCGTGGACGGGGACGCCGACGCGCTGTCCTACCAGTGGACCGCCGCCTGCGCGGGGACGTGGGCCGGGGCCAACACGCCGAGCGCCACCTTCACCCCGAGCGCCGTGCCCGCCGGAGACCCGTGCGGCAACTGCGCCCTCACCGTCGCCGTGACGGACCCGAAGGGCGGCCGGAGCCAGGGCACGCTGCGCATCTGCGTGGGCCCGGGCACCGGGGCCAGCATCCCGCCCCGCATCATCCTGACGAACCAGTCGGCGACGTCCGTGGCCGGCGGCGGCAGCGCCACCCTGCGCGTGCTCGCCGAGGACGGCGACGGCAGCGCGCTCACCTTCGGCTGGTCGGCCAGCACCGGCACGGTGGGTACGCCGACGAACAGCTTCACCTCCAGCGAGGTCCGCTGGACGGCGCCGGTCTGCGTGCTCCCGGGCGCCGCGCCGACCATCACCGCCACCGTCACCAACGCGCGGGGCTTCTCCGCGTCGCATACGTTCAGCGTCAGCGTGCTCAACGGCACGGAGTGCGGCAGCGGCACCGCGGCGAAGTGGGACACCACCGGCAGCATGCTCACGCCCCGCTACGGGCACTCCGCCGTCCTGCTCACCACGGGCAAGGTGCTCATCTCGGGCGGCTACAACCCGGCCATGCTGGCCTCGGCGGAGCTCTACTCGCCGGACACGGGCACCTGGAGCGCGGCGGGCAGCATGGGCCGCGGGCGGTGGGGCCACACGCTGACGCTCCTGCCTTCCGGCAGGGTGCTGGCCATTGGCGGCAGCACCAACACCTCGGGCACCGACGAGGTCCGCAACGTCGACATCTACGACCCCGCGACGAACACCTGGACGGCCGCCGCGCCCCTGACCTTCGGGCGCGTGAAGCACACGGCCACCCTGCTGCCCTCGGGCAAGGTGCTGGTCGTCGGCGGGTACAATGCCGACAACAGCGTCGCCCGCATCCCCGAGCTCTATGACCCGGCGACCGACTCCTGGGTGCCCGTCACGAGCATGGCGGCCACGTGGCGCTACTCCCATGTGGCCGTCCTGTTGCCTTCGGGGAAGCTGCTGATCGCCGGAGGCTCGACCTACGGCGAGCTCTACGACGCGGCCATGGACTCGTGGACTCCGGCCACGGGCCTGACCGGGCTGAGCTGGACCCACGCCTACCTCCAGCCCTCCGGAAAGGTCCTGCTGACCGCCGGAACCACGCTCGGGCTGTACGACCCGGCGCTCAACACGCAGACGAGCCCGGGAGCGCTGCGCCACCCCCGGACCGACTCGACGCAGGTGCAGCTGGCCTCGGGCAGGCTGCTCATCACCGGAGGCACCCAGCCCATCAGCGCCATCACGGAGGTCTACGACCCGGCCACCGGCGCGACGGACTTCTCCGTGAGCATGCCGGCGCCCCGCTACGGCTTCCCGGCCGTCCTGCTCCCGTCGGGCAAGGTCCTCGCCTCCGGTGGCCACGGGGCAGGCAACTTCCTCAACACCGCCCTGCTCTACACGCCCTGA